A stretch of Ipomoea triloba cultivar NCNSP0323 chromosome 13, ASM357664v1 DNA encodes these proteins:
- the LOC116002813 gene encoding 14 kDa proline-rich protein DC2.15-like — protein sequence MASKKTSVLALFIVFNILFCTMVSACDTCHSPKPKPKPKPKPTPCGTCPSPKPKPKPKPTPSPSKGKCPKDALKLGVCANVLGNLLGLVFGNPPMEPCCSLIEGLVDLEAADCLCTAIKANVLGINLNVPLCLSLLLNACGKNVPSGFQCL from the coding sequence ATGGCTTCCAAGAAAACCTCAGTACTGGCTTTATTCATCGTATTCAACATTCTCTTCTGCACCATGGTGAGTGCATGTGACACTTGCCATAGCCCTAAACCGAAGCCGAAGCCAAAGCCAAAGCCAACACCATGTGGCACTTGCCCTAGCCCTAAACCGAAGCCGAAGCCAAAGCCAACACCAAGCCCTTCTAAGGGAAAGTGCCCTAAAGATGCCCTAAAGTTGGGTGTTTGTGCCAATGTGCTTGGCAACTTGCTTGGCCTTGTGTTTGGCAACCCTCCAATGGAACCATGCTGCTCTCTCATTGAAGGGCTTGTGGACCTTGAGGCCGCAGACTGCCTTTGCACCGCCATTAAGGCTAACGTTCTGGGCATTAACCTTAATGTTCCACTTTGCCTCAGCCTTCTCCTTAATGCCTGCGGTAAAAACGTTCCTTCTGGCTTCCAATGCCTTTGA